The following proteins are co-located in the Streptomyces sp. NBC_00435 genome:
- a CDS encoding substrate-binding and vWA domain-containing protein — MSLRSAVMRRRLAAAVALAATLLGASACMENPDRPEPESKRSVYQEGRLRVLASSELSDMDEVLKAAKAATGVGVELTVSGTLDAVEQIASGRADGKYDAVWLSSNDYLRLRPEAAGKLSSETPVMSSPVAIGVKPAALARLGWKPEQVTWSAVHEAVAAGKLTYGMTDPVRSNSGFSALVSVASGLSGAQAALTDADVAKAQPKLKEFFTGQKLTSGSSGWLAAAYTKRGDVDALVNYESVLLSMNRDAKTDLTVIRPLDGVVTAHYPLTLLTSAPAGARESGRALTEYLRGPEAQKAITEKTFRRPVAAGVTPAAGLNTDKRRELPFPGTRSVADGLLASYENELRRPSRTVYVLDTSGSMSEEDRIGRLKAALTELTGTGTSGTGQRFRDREEVTLLPFGDKVKKVLTHVVEPGNPGPALDAIRGDVKSLQPEGGTAVYGSLKAAYQHLGQGNAEAFTSIVLMTDGQSGDKVKDFDTFYAGLPEAQKHTPVFAVLFGDSDRKELGHITELTGGRLFDATDGNGSLDGAFEEIRGYQ; from the coding sequence ATGAGCCTGCGGAGCGCTGTGATGCGCAGACGGCTGGCCGCGGCGGTGGCGCTGGCCGCCACCCTGCTCGGGGCCAGTGCGTGCATGGAGAATCCGGACCGTCCCGAGCCGGAGTCGAAGCGGTCGGTGTACCAGGAGGGCAGGCTGCGCGTGCTGGCCTCCAGCGAGCTGTCCGACATGGACGAGGTGCTGAAGGCGGCGAAGGCCGCCACCGGGGTCGGCGTGGAGCTGACCGTGTCGGGCACCCTCGACGCGGTCGAGCAGATCGCCTCCGGCAGGGCGGACGGGAAGTACGACGCCGTCTGGCTCTCCTCCAACGACTACCTGCGGCTGCGGCCCGAGGCCGCCGGGAAGCTGTCGAGCGAGACCCCGGTGATGTCCTCGCCGGTCGCGATCGGCGTGAAGCCCGCGGCGCTGGCCCGGCTCGGCTGGAAGCCCGAGCAGGTCACCTGGTCGGCGGTCCACGAGGCCGTCGCCGCCGGGAAGCTGACGTACGGGATGACCGATCCGGTGCGCTCCAACTCGGGTTTCTCGGCGCTGGTCTCGGTGGCCTCCGGGCTCTCGGGCGCCCAGGCGGCGCTGACCGACGCGGACGTGGCGAAGGCGCAGCCGAAGCTGAAGGAGTTCTTCACCGGGCAGAAGCTGACCTCGGGCTCCTCGGGCTGGCTGGCGGCGGCGTACACCAAGCGCGGGGACGTGGACGCGCTGGTGAACTACGAGTCGGTGCTGCTGTCCATGAACCGGGACGCGAAGACGGACCTGACGGTGATCCGGCCGCTGGACGGGGTGGTCACCGCCCACTACCCGCTGACCCTGCTGACCTCGGCCCCGGCCGGGGCCCGCGAGTCGGGCCGGGCGCTGACCGAGTACCTGCGCGGCCCCGAAGCCCAGAAGGCGATCACCGAGAAGACCTTCCGGCGGCCCGTGGCGGCGGGGGTCACCCCGGCGGCCGGGCTGAACACGGACAAGCGGCGCGAGCTGCCGTTCCCGGGCACCCGCTCGGTCGCGGACGGGCTGCTGGCCAGCTACGAGAACGAGCTGCGCCGGCCCTCGCGCACGGTGTACGTCCTGGACACCTCGGGCTCGATGTCCGAGGAGGACCGGATCGGTCGGCTGAAGGCGGCGCTCACCGAGCTGACGGGGACCGGCACCTCGGGAACCGGACAGCGGTTCCGCGACCGCGAGGAGGTGACGCTCCTGCCCTTCGGCGACAAGGTGAAGAAGGTACTGACGCACGTGGTCGAGCCGGGCAACCCCGGACCCGCCCTGGACGCGATCCGCGGTGACGTGAAGTCGCTGCAGCCGGAGGGCGGCACGGCGGTGTACGGCAGCCTGAAGGCCGCGTACCAGCACCTGGGGCAGGGCAACGCGGAGGCGTTCACCTCGATCGTGCTGATGACGGACGGGCAGAGCGGCGACAAGGTGAAGGACTTCGACACCTTCTACGCGGGGCTGCCCGAGGCGCAGAAGCACACGCCGGTCTTCGCGGTGCTGTTCGGCGACTCGGACCGCAAGGAGCTCGGCCACATCACCGAACTGACCGGCGGGCGGCTCTTCGACGCCACTGACGGCAACGGTTCGCTGGACGGCGCCTTCGAGGAGATCCGTGGCTACCAGTAG
- a CDS encoding MFS transporter: protein MQISLFIQVLRDSSPAVLAAVELVGTLPALAFMLVAGALADRFDVRLLAVGSMVAQAACVLGMAFFLDHGIWITAALYGLQGLGNTLWPPARQQWLYGIVPPESRPAANARLGSVSGTMTVVGASLGGVLAGWNPAGAMAVACALQVLAAVPLLAQTRRPLPHAEPAEPVRERGAAREPLRKELTAGLRVLRVLPLARSVVWIGIAWGCIGGAYDILLAAYATGRLGGGGAVLGALYVTDGIAVILGTVLAARIAVRRHLSAYTAAYVFQGLAWGAFFLAGHPVAAVALLGVMRLASGVVIALDTTILLATVPAAVRGRVSSLHMTTYGAMARVSLALFGGLLVVSDVRTVGVCAGAASVVLGALWWWRRDREAGRRYPAAVAGRPQPQAAGATANASA from the coding sequence ATGCAGATCAGCCTGTTCATCCAGGTGCTGCGGGACTCCTCGCCCGCCGTACTGGCGGCCGTCGAACTCGTCGGGACCCTGCCCGCGCTGGCGTTCATGCTGGTGGCGGGCGCCCTCGCGGACCGGTTCGACGTACGGCTCCTGGCCGTCGGATCCATGGTCGCCCAGGCCGCCTGCGTCCTGGGCATGGCGTTCTTCCTGGACCACGGCATCTGGATCACCGCCGCGCTCTACGGGCTCCAGGGTCTCGGCAACACCCTCTGGCCGCCGGCCCGCCAGCAGTGGCTGTACGGGATCGTGCCGCCTGAGTCCCGGCCCGCCGCCAATGCCCGGCTGGGCTCCGTCTCCGGAACGATGACCGTCGTCGGCGCCTCGCTCGGGGGCGTGTTGGCCGGCTGGAACCCGGCCGGTGCCATGGCCGTCGCGTGCGCGCTGCAGGTCCTGGCCGCCGTACCGCTGCTGGCACAGACCCGGCGGCCGCTCCCGCACGCGGAGCCCGCGGAGCCCGTCCGGGAGCGCGGGGCGGCCCGCGAACCGCTGCGCAAGGAACTGACGGCGGGGCTGCGGGTGCTGCGCGTTCTGCCGCTGGCACGCTCCGTCGTCTGGATCGGCATCGCCTGGGGCTGCATCGGCGGGGCCTACGACATCCTGCTCGCCGCCTACGCCACGGGCCGCCTGGGCGGCGGCGGCGCGGTGCTGGGCGCGCTGTACGTGACGGACGGGATCGCCGTGATCCTCGGCACGGTGCTGGCCGCCAGGATCGCGGTGCGCCGCCACCTGTCCGCGTACACCGCGGCCTACGTGTTCCAGGGGCTGGCCTGGGGCGCCTTCTTCCTCGCGGGGCACCCGGTCGCGGCCGTCGCGCTGCTGGGCGTGATGCGGCTGGCCAGCGGCGTCGTCATCGCGCTGGACACCACCATCCTGCTGGCCACCGTCCCCGCGGCCGTGCGCGGGCGCGTCTCCAGCCTGCACATGACCACCTACGGTGCGATGGCCCGCGTCTCCCTCGCCCTCTTCGGCGGCCTGCTCGTGGTCTCGGACGTGCGGACCGTCGGCGTCTGCGCGGGCGCCGCGTCGGTGGTGCTCGGCGCGCTCTGGTGGTGGCGGCGCGACCGTGAGGCCGGGCGCCGCTACCCGGCGGCCGTGGCCGGGCGGCCGCAGCCGCAAGCGGCCGGCGCCACCGCTAACGCGTCCGCCTAG
- a CDS encoding toxic anion resistance protein, whose product MSLTRPDDSTDAPLVLTAPEPVAPVKRDQAAGLVPVQDGVREEMARRAGEYVGSLAGIDSRSPEFANRIGEISGLGAADIRGASQQSNRMLERAVRSLGSDGGGDAQARVATSLVELRRTVEDLDPRDTPAKGMRRLLSKLPGGTRFQDHVAKYASSQTTLNRIVGALRGGQDELRRDNAALHTERARLWETMGKLQEYAVLTEALDAAVEQRIAGQDDPRQADALRVDVLFPVRQKHQDLLTQLAVCAQGYLAMDVVRRNNDELIKGVDRAATTTVSALRIAVMLAAAIDNQTRVTEQINTLRDTTENLIRGNAQMLASQSGEIQRIAADPAVGAETLRTAFAQIYKTLDAIDTFKVQATENMAATVESLTGELQSASAYLARTRTASPLEGGDR is encoded by the coding sequence ATGTCACTGACACGACCCGACGACAGCACGGACGCACCGCTCGTCCTCACCGCTCCCGAACCCGTCGCCCCCGTCAAGCGGGATCAGGCCGCGGGCCTCGTACCGGTGCAGGACGGGGTGCGTGAGGAGATGGCCCGCCGGGCCGGGGAGTACGTCGGCTCGCTGGCCGGCATCGACAGCCGCTCCCCCGAGTTCGCGAACCGCATCGGGGAGATCTCCGGCCTCGGCGCCGCCGACATCCGGGGCGCCTCCCAGCAGTCCAACCGGATGCTGGAGCGGGCCGTGCGCTCCCTCGGCTCCGACGGCGGCGGCGACGCCCAGGCCCGCGTCGCGACCTCGCTGGTCGAACTGCGGCGCACGGTCGAGGACCTGGATCCGCGCGACACCCCGGCCAAGGGGATGCGCAGGCTGCTCTCCAAGCTGCCCGGCGGCACCAGGTTCCAGGACCACGTGGCCAAGTACGCCTCCTCGCAGACCACCCTCAACCGGATCGTCGGCGCCCTGCGCGGCGGCCAGGACGAACTGCGCCGCGACAACGCCGCCCTGCATACCGAACGCGCCCGCCTGTGGGAGACCATGGGCAAGCTCCAGGAGTACGCGGTGCTCACCGAGGCCCTGGACGCGGCCGTCGAGCAGCGCATCGCCGGCCAGGACGACCCCCGGCAGGCCGACGCGCTGCGGGTGGACGTGCTCTTCCCGGTGCGCCAGAAGCACCAGGACCTGCTGACCCAACTGGCCGTCTGCGCGCAGGGCTACCTGGCGATGGACGTGGTCCGCCGCAACAACGACGAGCTGATCAAGGGAGTCGACCGGGCCGCGACCACCACCGTGTCCGCGCTGCGGATCGCCGTGATGCTGGCCGCGGCGATCGACAACCAGACGAGGGTGACGGAGCAGATCAACACCCTGCGCGACACCACCGAGAACCTGATCCGGGGCAACGCGCAGATGCTGGCCTCGCAGAGCGGGGAGATCCAGCGGATCGCCGCCGATCCGGCGGTGGGCGCGGAGACGCTGCGCACCGCCTTCGCCCAGATCTACAAGACGCTGGACGCGATCGACACCTTCAAGGTGCAGGCCACCGAGAACATGGCGGCCACCGTGGAATCCCTGACCGGTGAACTGCAGAGCGCCTCGGCGTACCTGGCGCGCACCCGTACCGCGAGCCCCCTGGAAGGCGGCGACCGATGA
- a CDS encoding DeoR family transcriptional regulator produces the protein MSAQRTPGRGMDREERRELIACVARARGHVRVADLVQELGVSRMTIHRDLQHLDAQGRIRRIRSGATSTA, from the coding sequence GTGTCCGCGCAGCGCACTCCCGGCCGGGGAATGGATCGCGAGGAGCGCCGGGAGCTGATCGCCTGCGTGGCACGGGCCAGGGGCCACGTCCGGGTCGCGGACCTCGTACAGGAGCTGGGCGTCAGCCGGATGACGATCCACCGGGACCTCCAGCACCTGGACGCCCAGGGCCGGATCCGCCGGATCCGCTCCGGCGCGACCTCGACGGCCTGA
- a CDS encoding nitroreductase/quinone reductase family protein has product MLTTGTPSRTPVDWDHPADPPPGRRLAHVRAYVDSSGADGHLWHGVPTLLLTTLDRLSGRPVRTPLIYGRDEGRHIVLATSAEGVEGIPSWYRDITACPEVRLQVGALTAQARARTATALERETYWEVMTALWPAFEDQQAAVAPREIPLVIIDR; this is encoded by the coding sequence ATGCTGACCACCGGTACCCCCTCCCGCACCCCCGTCGACTGGGACCACCCGGCCGACCCGCCGCCCGGCCGGCGCCTCGCGCACGTACGCGCGTACGTGGACTCCTCCGGCGCCGACGGGCACCTCTGGCACGGTGTCCCGACGCTGCTGCTGACCACCCTCGACCGGCTCTCCGGCCGGCCCGTCCGCACCCCGCTGATCTACGGGAGGGACGAGGGCCGGCACATCGTCCTGGCGACCTCCGCCGAAGGCGTCGAGGGCATCCCCTCCTGGTACCGCGACATCACCGCCTGCCCTGAGGTCCGCCTCCAGGTCGGCGCGCTGACCGCGCAGGCCCGCGCCCGCACCGCGACCGCGCTGGAGCGGGAGACGTACTGGGAGGTCATGACCGCCCTGTGGCCCGCCTTCGAGGACCAGCAGGCGGCGGTCGCCCCCCGGGAGATCCCCCTGGTCATCATCGACCGCTGA
- a CDS encoding polyprenyl synthetase family protein, whose protein sequence is MTATVDVSGVETVVRGDAALLEEDLAAFLGSLVTAGAGPGAQASVYDAALLRSLYAPVADAVGSKVGQEALAPAAGAPVGRAPLRPSMVYWAYRNYRGFPGGAGEEADPADLAAVRRAAVAVRVLLKAAVAIDDIQDGSGMRYGEAALHVAHGVPLALNTGTLLITAALEHAAEPAVVRSLLRAVGQGLTGQAVDISTRTSRTRAELMAAPRGERVEFWESMAALKTGTLFRMPLDAAVAALGVVEEERCTLDGAMRGLGLASQLFNDLAGFVPELGFARTHEDFDQLSNRVFLELLDSAPAAQRASGELAGERLKAFVLGHRDLRETLVSLAAEAVALKRAAKAAVHSVCRSELSARYFDVTIERKGYLIDRLYRAVLERTGG, encoded by the coding sequence GTGACTGCGACGGTGGACGTGTCGGGCGTGGAGACGGTGGTACGGGGCGACGCGGCCCTGCTCGAGGAGGACCTGGCGGCCTTCCTCGGCTCGCTGGTCACCGCGGGGGCCGGCCCGGGTGCTCAGGCGTCCGTGTACGACGCGGCGCTGCTGCGCTCCCTGTACGCCCCGGTCGCCGACGCCGTCGGATCCAAGGTGGGCCAGGAGGCGCTGGCGCCCGCCGCCGGGGCGCCCGTAGGCCGGGCCCCGCTGCGCCCCTCGATGGTGTACTGGGCCTACCGCAACTACCGGGGGTTCCCCGGCGGGGCGGGCGAGGAGGCCGACCCGGCGGACCTGGCGGCGGTCCGCCGCGCGGCCGTGGCGGTGCGCGTCCTGCTGAAGGCCGCCGTCGCGATCGACGACATCCAGGACGGCAGCGGCATGCGCTACGGCGAGGCCGCGCTCCACGTCGCCCACGGGGTGCCGCTCGCCCTCAACACCGGGACCCTGCTGATCACGGCGGCCCTGGAGCACGCGGCCGAGCCCGCCGTCGTACGGAGCCTGTTGCGGGCGGTCGGCCAGGGCCTCACCGGCCAGGCCGTCGACATCTCCACCCGCACCTCCCGCACCCGCGCCGAGCTGATGGCCGCGCCCCGCGGCGAGCGGGTGGAGTTCTGGGAGTCGATGGCCGCGCTCAAGACGGGAACCCTGTTCCGGATGCCACTGGACGCGGCGGTGGCGGCCCTGGGCGTCGTGGAGGAGGAGCGGTGCACCCTGGACGGGGCGATGCGCGGACTCGGACTGGCCAGCCAGCTGTTCAACGACCTGGCCGGCTTCGTGCCGGAACTCGGCTTCGCCCGTACCCATGAGGACTTCGACCAGCTGAGCAACCGGGTCTTCCTCGAACTGCTCGACTCCGCCCCCGCCGCTCAGCGGGCGTCGGGCGAGCTGGCGGGCGAGCGGCTGAAGGCGTTCGTGCTCGGCCACCGGGACCTGCGGGAGACGCTCGTGTCGCTCGCGGCGGAAGCGGTCGCGCTCAAGCGCGCGGCGAAGGCGGCGGTGCACTCCGTGTGCCGCTCCGAGCTCAGCGCGAGGTACTTCGACGTGACGATCGAGCGCAAGGGGTACCTCATCGACCGTCTGTACCGGGCGGTCCTGGAGCGGACCGGCGGCTGA
- a CDS encoding pyridoxal phosphate-dependent aminotransferase: MQVIQSTKLANVCYEIRGPVLEEAMRLEAAGHRILKLNTGNPAAFGFECPPEILEDILRNLGTAHGYGDAKGLLSARRAVMQHYQTKGIDLDVEDVYIGNGVSELIQMSMQALLDDGDEVLVPAPDYPLWTASVSLAGGTAVHYRCDEQSDWMPDLADIERKVTDRTRAIVIINPNNPTGAVYDDEMLRGLTDIARRHNLIVCSDEIYDRILYDGATHTNTAAIAPDLLTLTFNGLSKNYRVAGYRSGWMAVCGPKKHASSYIEGLTILANMRLCANMPSQHAIATALGGRQSINDLVLPGGRILEQRDTAYDLLTRIPGITCVKPKGALYLFPKLDPSVYKIKDDRQMVLDLLREEKIMVVHGTGFNWPEPDHFRIVTLPNAKDLADAVTRIGNFLDGYSQP, translated from the coding sequence ATGCAGGTGATCCAGTCAACGAAACTCGCCAATGTCTGCTACGAGATCCGCGGACCCGTCCTCGAAGAGGCGATGCGGCTCGAAGCGGCAGGTCATCGCATCCTCAAGCTCAACACCGGCAACCCCGCGGCCTTCGGCTTCGAGTGCCCGCCGGAGATCCTTGAGGACATCCTCCGCAACCTGGGCACCGCCCACGGCTACGGGGACGCGAAGGGGCTGCTCTCGGCGCGCCGCGCGGTGATGCAGCACTACCAGACCAAGGGCATCGACCTGGACGTCGAGGACGTCTACATCGGCAACGGCGTCTCCGAGCTGATCCAGATGTCCATGCAGGCGCTGCTCGACGACGGCGACGAGGTCCTCGTGCCGGCGCCGGACTACCCGCTGTGGACCGCCTCCGTCTCGCTGGCCGGCGGCACCGCCGTGCACTACCGCTGCGACGAGCAGTCCGACTGGATGCCCGACCTCGCCGACATCGAGCGCAAGGTCACCGACCGCACCCGCGCGATCGTGATCATCAACCCGAACAACCCGACCGGCGCCGTCTACGACGACGAGATGCTGCGCGGGCTGACGGACATCGCCCGCCGCCACAACCTGATCGTGTGCTCGGACGAGATCTACGACCGGATCCTCTACGACGGCGCCACGCACACGAACACCGCCGCCATCGCGCCGGACCTGCTGACCCTGACCTTCAACGGGCTCTCCAAGAACTACCGCGTCGCCGGTTACCGCTCCGGCTGGATGGCGGTGTGCGGGCCCAAGAAGCACGCCTCCTCGTACATCGAGGGCCTGACGATCCTGGCGAACATGCGGCTCTGCGCCAACATGCCCTCCCAGCACGCCATCGCCACCGCGCTCGGCGGACGCCAGTCGATCAACGACCTGGTCCTGCCCGGCGGGCGGATCCTGGAGCAGCGCGACACGGCGTACGACCTGCTGACGCGGATCCCGGGCATCACCTGCGTGAAGCCCAAGGGCGCGCTGTACCTCTTCCCGAAGCTGGACCCGTCGGTCTACAAGATCAAGGACGACCGGCAGATGGTCCTCGACCTGCTGCGCGAGGAAAAGATCATGGTCGTGCACGGTACGGGCTTCAACTGGCCCGAGCCCGACCACTTCCGGATCGTGACCCTGCCGAACGCGAAGGACCTGGCCGACGCGGTCACCCGGATCGGGAACTTCCTCGACGGCTACAGCCAGCCGTAG
- a CDS encoding YdcF family protein: MLAFVPAALFLLLFGVSVREDRRRFRNAVYLGLTFIFTSVGLLSQITFLPHPLATALVALVLLVPVVGTLALGVFLIGNGLTMVRKEGRSPGNLLSFGAGVGIFLLAAFVLVTANTGPPALDAVLVGVVLLVAYVSFLFLCFLAYAYLYGRIKVRGDVDYVVMLGSGLVGGDRVPPLLASRLRKGRQIHDAQIARGGRVPLLLTSGGKGTDEKLAEARAMADWLIAEGVPAEHLRLEDRSRTTEENLQFCRTVMETGDPSYRCVVVTNNFHAFRAAMMARKAGVNGQVLGSPTARYFWPSATIREFAAVFWEHRTVNLSICGGIVALTAALALSA; the protein is encoded by the coding sequence ATGCTCGCCTTCGTCCCCGCCGCCCTCTTCCTCCTCCTCTTCGGGGTGAGCGTCCGGGAAGACCGACGGCGTTTTCGCAACGCGGTCTACCTGGGTCTCACCTTCATATTCACCTCCGTGGGACTGCTGTCCCAGATCACGTTCCTGCCGCACCCGCTCGCCACGGCCCTGGTCGCGCTGGTCCTGCTGGTGCCCGTGGTCGGCACGCTCGCGCTCGGCGTCTTCCTGATCGGCAACGGTCTGACGATGGTCCGCAAGGAGGGCCGCAGCCCGGGCAACCTGCTGTCCTTCGGCGCGGGCGTCGGGATCTTCCTCCTCGCGGCGTTCGTCCTCGTGACGGCCAACACCGGACCGCCGGCCCTGGACGCCGTACTGGTCGGCGTGGTCCTCCTCGTCGCCTACGTCTCCTTCCTCTTCCTCTGCTTCCTCGCCTACGCCTACCTCTACGGCCGGATCAAGGTGCGCGGTGACGTCGACTACGTGGTGATGCTCGGCTCCGGGCTCGTCGGCGGCGACCGGGTCCCGCCGCTGCTGGCCTCGCGGCTGCGCAAGGGCCGGCAGATCCACGATGCGCAGATCGCCCGGGGCGGGCGGGTGCCGCTGCTCCTCACCTCGGGGGGCAAGGGCACCGACGAGAAGCTCGCGGAGGCGCGGGCGATGGCCGACTGGCTGATCGCCGAGGGGGTGCCCGCGGAGCACCTGCGGCTGGAGGACCGCTCCCGCACGACGGAGGAGAACCTCCAGTTCTGCCGGACGGTCATGGAGACGGGCGATCCCTCCTACCGCTGCGTGGTCGTCACCAACAACTTCCACGCCTTCCGCGCCGCGATGATGGCCCGCAAGGCGGGGGTCAACGGGCAGGTACTGGGCTCGCCGACCGCGAGGTACTTCTGGCCGAGCGCGACGATCCGCGAGTTCGCGGCGGTGTTCTGGGAGCACCGGACCGTCAACCTCAGCATCTGCGGCGGCATCGTCGCCCTGACGGCGGCGCTGGCGCTGTCGGCCTGA
- a CDS encoding PTS transporter subunit EIIC yields MSTAEQTAASAKKSSPVMAVMQRLGRSLMLPIAVLPAAALLMRFGNGDMLGSESLPGWVNEIAKYMAAGGNAVFSNLALLFAVGIAVGFAKKSDGSTGLAAVAGYVVFSNVLGKFTDGSVPQVEAVVDHKVALVDAPVNAGVLGGVVMGIVVALLYQKFYRTKLPDWAGFFGGRRLVPILSSFAGLVIGIVFGLIWPVLGKGIHGLGEWLVNSGAVGAGIFGVVNRGLIPVGMHHLINSFPWYQAGEYNGAHGDIARFLAGDPSAGQFMTGFFPIMMFALPAACLAIVHCARPERRKVVGGMMFSLALTAFVTGITEPIEFTFMFIAPVLYAIHAVLTGVSMALTWALGMKDGFGFSAGAIDFFLNLGIASNPWGLAGIGLCFAALYYFIFRFAITKWNLPTPGRESDEELAEILKAEAK; encoded by the coding sequence GTGAGTACAGCCGAGCAGACGGCCGCGTCTGCCAAGAAGAGCTCCCCGGTGATGGCGGTCATGCAGCGCCTCGGCCGCAGCCTGATGCTGCCGATCGCCGTGCTGCCCGCCGCCGCGCTCCTGATGCGCTTCGGCAACGGCGACATGCTGGGCAGCGAGTCGTTGCCGGGCTGGGTGAACGAGATCGCCAAGTACATGGCGGCCGGCGGCAACGCGGTCTTCAGCAACCTGGCACTGCTCTTCGCCGTCGGCATCGCGGTCGGCTTCGCCAAGAAGTCCGACGGCTCCACCGGCCTCGCGGCCGTCGCGGGCTACGTGGTCTTCTCGAACGTGCTGGGCAAGTTCACCGACGGCAGCGTGCCGCAGGTGGAGGCGGTCGTGGACCACAAGGTCGCCCTGGTCGACGCCCCGGTCAACGCCGGCGTACTCGGCGGCGTCGTCATGGGTATCGTCGTCGCCCTGCTGTACCAGAAGTTCTACCGGACCAAGCTGCCCGACTGGGCGGGCTTCTTCGGTGGCCGCCGCCTCGTCCCGATCCTGTCCTCCTTCGCGGGTCTGGTCATCGGCATCGTCTTCGGTCTCATCTGGCCGGTGCTCGGCAAGGGCATCCACGGCCTCGGCGAGTGGCTGGTGAACTCCGGCGCCGTCGGCGCGGGCATCTTCGGTGTCGTCAACCGCGGGCTGATCCCCGTCGGCATGCACCACCTGATCAACTCCTTCCCGTGGTACCAGGCCGGTGAGTACAACGGCGCCCACGGCGACATCGCCCGCTTCCTCGCCGGTGACCCGAGCGCCGGACAGTTCATGACCGGCTTCTTCCCGATCATGATGTTCGCCCTCCCGGCGGCCTGCCTCGCGATCGTCCACTGCGCCCGCCCCGAGCGCCGCAAGGTCGTCGGCGGCATGATGTTCTCCCTCGCGCTCACCGCCTTCGTCACGGGCATCACCGAGCCGATCGAGTTCACCTTCATGTTCATCGCCCCGGTCCTCTACGCGATCCACGCTGTCCTGACCGGTGTCTCCATGGCCCTGACCTGGGCGCTCGGAATGAAGGACGGCTTCGGCTTCTCGGCCGGCGCGATCGACTTCTTCCTCAACCTCGGCATCGCGTCCAACCCGTGGGGGCTGGCCGGCATCGGGCTCTGCTTCGCGGCGCTCTACTACTTCATCTTCCGCTTCGCGATCACCAAGTGGAACCTCCCCACCCCGGGCCGCGAGTCCGACGAGGAGCTCGCCGAGATCCTGAAGGCCGAGGCGAAGTAA
- a CDS encoding SCO4983 family protein, producing MYEPIRTKAVDPRIGVHRSDYPRSSRSEALDIQLGGHLAALLTVTDELGLDDAAAEIAAQVTRLRGSQPARAPHGRGDGHDAEDVASLHRRAHDLAARALLVAASRADTTVAILAAERMDAHAAALDFAGAH from the coding sequence ATGTACGAGCCGATTCGCACCAAGGCGGTCGACCCCCGCATAGGCGTCCACCGCAGCGACTACCCCCGCAGCAGCCGCTCGGAAGCCCTGGACATCCAGCTCGGTGGCCACCTCGCCGCGCTCCTCACCGTCACCGACGAGCTCGGCCTCGACGATGCCGCCGCCGAGATCGCCGCCCAGGTGACCCGGCTGCGCGGCTCGCAGCCCGCCCGCGCGCCCCATGGGCGCGGCGACGGGCACGATGCCGAGGACGTCGCCTCGCTGCACCGCCGGGCCCACGACCTCGCCGCCCGCGCCCTGCTCGTCGCCGCGTCCCGCGCCGACACCACGGTCGCGATCCTCGCCGCCGAGCGCATGGACGCGCACGCCGCCGCGCTCGACTTCGCCGGCGCCCACTGA